The following coding sequences lie in one Actinomycetota bacterium genomic window:
- a CDS encoding glycosyltransferase family 2 protein, with product MSTVNSDASTGSTTVPQVGVVIPLYWSAATIGTLVERIDAVLGELELTYEVVVVDDGSGDDTWAVVEALLPRFSGLRGLRLTRNFGQQAALAVGLEASTADWIFTMDADLQDDPSNFPRMLEAAHAGADVVLAQWSDPVGTRSARWSSKLFYGVFTRLTGVGLPPGTGTFRVMSRRVIDHFLALPDRTEFFGGMIAWFGFPMTTVPVVRHERTHGKSGYSLRRRFALATSALVSFSTIPLKIAAFFGLIVCAGSALLGLAVVVLRFTGVIEQAGFAGIMVAVLFMSGTIMLSTGILGFYLGSLIKATSQRPVGVIGQDTGIRRSE from the coding sequence ATGAGCACCGTGAACTCGGACGCAAGCACTGGATCAACAACCGTCCCGCAAGTCGGCGTCGTCATTCCGCTCTACTGGTCGGCAGCAACCATCGGCACTCTGGTGGAGCGAATCGATGCAGTGCTTGGAGAATTAGAGTTGACCTACGAGGTCGTCGTCGTCGACGACGGCAGTGGTGACGACACCTGGGCAGTGGTTGAGGCCCTGCTTCCGCGCTTTTCAGGATTGCGCGGACTTCGCCTCACCAGGAACTTCGGACAACAGGCCGCACTTGCTGTCGGCTTGGAAGCCAGTACCGCGGACTGGATATTTACCATGGATGCCGATCTGCAAGACGACCCATCGAACTTTCCAAGAATGCTCGAGGCCGCGCACGCTGGGGCAGACGTCGTGCTCGCGCAGTGGTCAGATCCTGTGGGCACGCGCAGCGCCCGCTGGTCATCGAAGCTCTTCTACGGAGTCTTCACTCGACTGACTGGCGTCGGCTTGCCGCCTGGCACCGGCACCTTCCGAGTCATGTCTCGTCGCGTCATCGATCACTTTCTTGCCTTGCCAGATCGCACCGAGTTCTTCGGCGGGATGATCGCTTGGTTCGGATTCCCGATGACGACAGTGCCGGTAGTGCGACATGAGCGCACTCATGGAAAGTCGGGCTATTCGCTTCGCCGCAGATTTGCGCTTGCAACCAGTGCGCTCGTCTCCTTCTCCACCATTCCGTTGAAGATTGCAGCGTTCTTCGGACTGATCGTGTGTGCGGGCTCTGCTCTGTTGGGACTCGCCGTCGTCGTGCTCAGGTTCACCGGAGTCATCGAGCAAGCCGGCTTCGCAGGGATCATGGTCGCCGTGCTGTTCATGTCCGGAACCATCATGCTCAGCACCGGCATCCTCGGCTTCTATCTCGGTTCCTTGATCAAGGCCACCAGTCAGCGGCCTGTAGGCGTGATCGGTCAGGACACAGGTATCAGGCGTTCGGAATGA
- a CDS encoding methyltransferase domain-containing protein produces MASAELARPRALLDLPLTCSNCRTPLEGRGSATRRCAQCGRTWELTGSKWWFGGEDVVVTGDATDSLKSRLKVHDKLYGVLIDIFSPVFPHFISERRRLRKQMTPSMLAVDVGSGNTRLMDGIVNVDLMPYPNVDVVTSVDGLPFADDSIDLLFSIAVLEHVPDPHAAIAELVRVLKPGGQAYVFVPFIQGFHAAPYDFQRFTRPGLERALNALTIVRTESFGPTSGLVWVLGEWLSIPLSLGIAPLQRWLALILMTLLSPLKFLDLLFRHMPGGENISTGFLVVASKGPATLTAKAGAV; encoded by the coding sequence TCGCTAGGCCGCGAGCCCTGCTCGATCTGCCGCTGACCTGCTCGAATTGCCGCACTCCACTGGAAGGTCGCGGCAGTGCTACCCGACGCTGCGCCCAATGCGGACGCACTTGGGAACTCACCGGATCCAAATGGTGGTTTGGCGGTGAAGACGTCGTTGTCACCGGTGATGCAACTGACTCACTCAAATCGCGCCTCAAAGTGCACGACAAGCTGTACGGCGTTCTCATCGACATCTTCAGTCCGGTATTCCCGCATTTCATCTCCGAGCGCCGTCGGCTTCGCAAGCAGATGACCCCATCGATGCTTGCCGTCGATGTGGGCTCGGGCAACACCCGTCTCATGGATGGCATCGTCAACGTCGATCTGATGCCCTATCCCAATGTCGATGTCGTCACCTCGGTCGATGGGCTGCCCTTCGCCGACGACAGTATCGACCTGCTCTTCAGCATCGCCGTGCTCGAGCATGTCCCAGACCCACATGCCGCCATTGCCGAACTGGTCCGTGTGCTGAAGCCCGGTGGGCAGGCCTACGTGTTTGTACCGTTTATCCAAGGCTTCCATGCGGCCCCATATGACTTTCAACGCTTTACCCGTCCAGGATTGGAGCGAGCGCTGAACGCGCTCACCATTGTGCGGACGGAGAGTTTTGGTCCAACGAGCGGACTTGTCTGGGTGCTCGGAGAATGGCTGTCGATCCCATTGAGTCTTGGCATCGCTCCTTTGCAGCGATGGCTCGCACTGATCCTGATGACCCTGTTGTCGCCACTGAAATTCCTCGACCTGCTGTTCCGTCACATGCCAGGTGGGGAGAACATCTCAACTGGGTTCCTCGTGGTGGCCAGCAAGGGGCCAGCAACCTTGACAGCGAAGGCGGGGGCCGTCTAG